The Paenibacillus sp. FSL R7-0204 genome includes a region encoding these proteins:
- a CDS encoding GNAT family N-acetyltransferase — protein sequence MNIIELDLTQNQQEISRLLEEHSRRMDSSIPPYQREVISLAAYENGVFIGGVTGDMVWNILNVHLLAVDPGYRGHGLGKALLEELEHRARQRGCKVSELTTMSWQAPFFYQKQGYEIFGEIKDCPHEGQSKYYLQKNLKPGSPS from the coding sequence ATGAACATCATAGAACTGGATCTTACCCAGAATCAGCAGGAAATCTCCCGCTTACTGGAGGAACACAGCCGCCGCATGGACAGCAGCATTCCGCCCTACCAGCGCGAGGTGATCTCCCTGGCGGCCTATGAGAACGGCGTCTTCATCGGTGGAGTTACCGGGGATATGGTCTGGAATATTCTGAATGTGCACTTGCTGGCTGTGGATCCCGGGTACAGGGGGCATGGACTCGGCAAGGCCCTGCTGGAAGAGCTGGAGCACAGAGCCAGGCAACGCGGCTGTAAGGTAAGCGAGTTGACCACGATGAGCTGGCAGGCACCGTTTTTTTATCAGAAGCAGGGGTATGAGATCTTCGGCGAGATCAAAGATTGTCCGCATGAAGGGCAGAGCAAATATTATCTCCAGAAAAACCTGAAGCCCGGTTCCCCCTCCTAA
- a CDS encoding beta-N-acetylhexosaminidase, whose product MDEPLDRQASNNGPLTGVQQQIAAVAGGQWRLSAGFKARIVDNARSDNNSVLNETVFRVLGQFSGILTPSDQIIAVVHGETENPASGDIVIELTDLEAAGDLDSQEAYVIEIGTYVKITAPSERSVMYGLWTLLQQLADDGSVPCGTITDYPAMRERALHIDIGRKFYSEDWLLERIREMSRLRLNTLQLHFSENEGFRLMSESHPEVVSEQALTKQEMKAIILEAQRYHVDIIPSLDSPGHLGQALRTHPEWLLKDASGATAPGALDITNPAARRFVLELIDEYAELFAGSRYFHIGGDEFINFAEFDKYPQLAEYARNVLNISEGTGVDTYIDYLNEVAEHLESKGWTVRAWNDGLYRADQIQRVAPKPSIQITYWTKWHPMMAPVEDILAKGHQVINYNDGYLYYVLGEHAGYTYPTAEKIRASWHPGLFPARTGEAKQEYTGAYPRELIGTTFSIWSDKPEAQTEAEVVAGLRGPLRAMAELAWLGKKDAAE is encoded by the coding sequence ATGGATGAACCATTAGATCGGCAAGCCTCCAATAACGGCCCGCTTACCGGTGTACAGCAGCAGATTGCGGCGGTAGCCGGGGGACAATGGCGCTTGTCTGCCGGGTTCAAAGCGCGAATTGTGGACAATGCGAGATCGGATAATAACAGTGTTCTGAACGAAACAGTCTTTAGGGTTCTGGGCCAATTCTCGGGCATTCTGACACCCTCTGACCAGATCATCGCTGTTGTTCATGGAGAAACGGAGAATCCTGCTTCGGGCGATATCGTCATTGAACTGACAGATCTTGAAGCTGCGGGAGACTTGGACAGCCAGGAAGCTTACGTCATTGAAATCGGGACTTATGTGAAGATCACTGCGCCAAGTGAACGGTCTGTGATGTACGGTCTGTGGACATTGCTGCAGCAGCTCGCAGATGACGGCTCCGTGCCCTGCGGCACCATCACCGATTACCCCGCCATGCGGGAGCGGGCGCTGCACATCGACATTGGCCGCAAATTCTACAGCGAAGACTGGCTCCTGGAGCGGATCAGAGAGATGTCCCGGCTGCGGCTGAATACGCTACAGCTGCATTTCTCCGAGAACGAGGGCTTCCGGCTGATGAGCGAGAGCCATCCTGAGGTGGTGTCGGAGCAAGCTTTAACCAAGCAGGAAATGAAGGCGATTATCCTTGAGGCACAGCGTTATCATGTGGATATTATCCCTTCACTGGATTCACCGGGGCATCTGGGACAGGCGCTCCGTACTCATCCCGAGTGGCTGCTCAAGGATGCTTCGGGAGCCACGGCTCCGGGTGCGCTGGATATTACGAATCCGGCAGCCCGCCGGTTCGTGCTGGAGTTGATTGACGAATACGCCGAGTTATTTGCCGGCAGCCGCTATTTTCATATTGGCGGGGATGAATTCATCAACTTCGCGGAGTTCGATAAGTATCCGCAGCTCGCGGAGTATGCCCGGAATGTGCTGAACATCAGCGAAGGCACGGGCGTGGACACTTATATTGATTACCTTAACGAGGTTGCAGAACATCTGGAGTCGAAGGGCTGGACCGTCCGTGCCTGGAATGATGGCCTCTACCGTGCAGATCAGATCCAGCGGGTCGCGCCTAAGCCATCCATTCAGATCACATATTGGACGAAGTGGCACCCGATGATGGCCCCGGTGGAAGACATTCTCGCCAAGGGGCATCAGGTGATCAACTACAACGACGGCTACTTGTATTACGTGCTGGGCGAACATGCAGGCTACACGTATCCGACAGCCGAGAAAATCCGCGCCTCCTGGCATCCCGGCCTGTTCCCGGCCCGTACCGGGGAAGCTAAGCAGGAATACACGGGAGCCTATCCGCGCGAACTCATCGGCACCACCTTCTCCATCTGGAGCGATAAGCCGGAAGCGCAGACCGAAGCGGAAGTGGTGGCAGGCCTGCGCGGCCCGCTGCGGGCGATGGCGGAGCTGGCTTGGCTGGGGAAGAAGGATGCGGCTGAGTAG
- a CDS encoding winged helix-turn-helix transcriptional regulator: MTEQSGDSVPKKYRVGVEAALEVMGGKWKPLIIYHLMTGQKRTSELLRLIPGLTQKVLTAQLRGLENDEIISRTIYQEIPPRVEYELTAYGWGLKPALDLLCYWGEEHLDRIHGDRSKVLGDF; the protein is encoded by the coding sequence ATGACTGAACAGAGCGGCGATAGCGTTCCCAAAAAGTATAGAGTCGGCGTAGAGGCGGCGCTCGAAGTGATGGGCGGCAAGTGGAAGCCGTTAATTATCTACCATCTTATGACCGGACAGAAGCGCACCTCCGAGCTGCTGCGGCTCATTCCGGGCTTAACCCAGAAAGTGCTGACTGCCCAGCTAAGAGGGCTGGAGAACGATGAGATTATCTCGCGGACCATCTACCAGGAGATTCCGCCCAGAGTGGAGTATGAGCTGACGGCCTACGGCTGGGGGCTGAAGCCCGCGCTGGACCTGTTATGCTACTGGGGAGAGGAGCATCTGGACAGGATTCATGGCGACAGGTCCAAGGTGCTGGGGGACTTTTAG
- a CDS encoding TetR/AcrR family transcriptional regulator, with amino-acid sequence MNSKLNLRDKKKEATAYALAVAAFELALDKGMDGFIVDDIVQKAGYSRRTFANYFSCKEEAVAAYFIGMIAVQEKEEEHNPLAALAPDSTPLDALYNLLKLQFTSEFLHKLRQFVSLANQYPSLEPYILNVFRHLQITAQETLEQFTRGRYADGYTHLLVGAVYGAFVPILDGRLNVMLPGEQQSGDSGAMPFDQYLNSMFAYLRNGF; translated from the coding sequence TTGAATTCCAAACTGAATTTGCGGGACAAAAAAAAGGAAGCCACCGCCTACGCCTTAGCTGTAGCGGCCTTCGAGCTTGCGCTTGATAAGGGTATGGACGGCTTCATCGTGGACGATATTGTCCAGAAAGCCGGGTATTCCCGGCGGACTTTTGCGAATTACTTCTCCTGCAAGGAGGAGGCGGTAGCTGCCTATTTCATTGGCATGATTGCTGTCCAAGAGAAAGAGGAAGAGCATAACCCGCTGGCTGCTCTGGCGCCGGATTCTACACCGCTCGATGCCCTGTACAATCTGCTGAAGCTGCAATTCACCTCGGAGTTCCTGCATAAGCTGCGGCAGTTCGTCTCCCTGGCGAATCAATATCCGTCCCTGGAGCCTTACATTCTCAATGTCTTCCGGCATTTGCAGATCACCGCCCAGGAGACACTGGAGCAGTTCACCCGTGGACGGTATGCCGATGGATATACCCACCTGCTGGTAGGTGCCGTCTATGGGGCCTTCGTGCCTATCCTGGACGGACGGCTGAACGTCATGCTACCGGGTGAGCAGCAGAGCGGGGACTCCGGGGCTATGCCGTTTGACCAATACCTGAATTCCATGTTTGCTTATTTACGCAACGGCTTCTAA
- a CDS encoding ribbon-helix-helix domain-containing protein, which yields MEDNQVSTSMNKVSKQGGARTGAGRKPIGVTRKISLTLPEECWNEIDRCCGKGDYSVSEVLRSIIEDNLQKADLL from the coding sequence ATGGAAGACAACCAAGTGTCAACCAGCATGAATAAGGTAAGCAAACAAGGTGGAGCTCGTACAGGCGCCGGCCGCAAGCCAATCGGTGTTACCCGGAAAATCTCCTTAACCTTGCCGGAGGAATGCTGGAATGAAATAGACCGTTGCTGCGGAAAAGGCGATTATTCCGTCTCTGAGGTGCTGCGTTCCATCATTGAAGATAATTTGCAGAAGGCAGATCTGCTATGA
- a CDS encoding NAD(P)H oxidoreductase gives MSVLIVVSHPRQDSLTFQVARRFAEGLSQAGHDYEILDLHGIGFDPVLQGREELNMTAGEQEQPYSPELEREMERLRQHDGLAFVFPLWWWHLPAMLKGYIDRVLNNRVAYGTSNLHGYRALWLALAGVSEEQMKKRNYDEATTRLLNVGIADYCGITDSKVDFFYETLDSPPAHYEALLEQAYQAGLHYGKGEN, from the coding sequence ATGAGCGTATTAATCGTCGTATCACACCCAAGACAAGATTCCCTGACCTTCCAGGTCGCCCGCCGTTTCGCAGAGGGATTGAGCCAGGCCGGCCATGATTATGAGATATTGGATTTGCATGGGATAGGATTTGACCCTGTTCTGCAGGGGAGGGAGGAACTCAATATGACCGCAGGTGAACAGGAACAGCCCTATTCTCCTGAATTAGAGCGGGAAATGGAGCGGTTGCGTCAGCATGACGGCCTGGCATTTGTTTTTCCGCTGTGGTGGTGGCATCTGCCGGCCATGCTGAAGGGGTATATCGACCGGGTGCTGAACAACAGGGTTGCCTACGGCACAAGTAATCTGCATGGTTATCGTGCGCTATGGCTGGCTCTGGCAGGTGTATCGGAGGAACAGATGAAGAAACGTAATTATGATGAAGCCACCACGCGTCTGCTGAACGTGGGAATTGCCGATTACTGCGGAATCACAGACTCCAAGGTTGATTTCTTTTACGAGACCCTGGATTCGCCGCCCGCGCATTATGAAGCACTGCTGGAACAGGCCTATCAGGCGGGACTGCATTATGGCAAGGGGGAGAACTGA
- a CDS encoding alpha/beta fold hydrolase — MFKPGYIEVEGGVLFYRRRGSGEAILFVHGNYNDHRIWEEQMERFSANYDVIGYDLRGYGHSDTPRRPFSNVEDLKLLLDTFGLTKVTLVGSSLGGSVATDFTLVYPGYVDCLILAAPSISGRSYPARMLWQGIKQHIQVRLKGAEQAIDHFIANSYWDYYFPAAAKEKARQKTIDNVRSPGNFCRFPPSLSQVSKPYAIHRLAEIDQPVLILIGALDHPYNREIAEILHKGIRHSTKIIMPDCGHLPFVEEPEKFSALIAEFLRDNHDA, encoded by the coding sequence TTGTTCAAACCGGGGTACATAGAGGTTGAGGGCGGAGTGTTGTTCTATAGGCGCAGAGGCAGCGGAGAAGCGATCCTATTTGTTCATGGCAATTACAATGACCACCGGATATGGGAGGAACAGATGGAGAGGTTCTCCGCCAACTATGATGTTATCGGCTATGATCTGCGGGGCTACGGACATTCGGACACTCCCCGGCGTCCTTTTTCCAATGTGGAGGACCTGAAGCTGCTGCTGGATACATTCGGCCTCACAAAAGTAACTCTAGTGGGTTCATCCCTGGGCGGCAGCGTAGCCACCGATTTCACGCTGGTCTATCCAGGCTATGTGGACTGCCTCATTCTGGCAGCCCCTTCGATCAGCGGCCGCAGCTATCCCGCGAGGATGCTATGGCAGGGGATCAAACAGCATATTCAGGTCAGGCTGAAGGGTGCTGAACAAGCTATTGACCATTTTATCGCTAATTCTTATTGGGACTATTACTTCCCTGCGGCTGCAAAAGAAAAGGCCAGACAGAAAACGATAGACAATGTGCGGAGTCCCGGAAACTTCTGTCGGTTCCCTCCAAGCCTGTCGCAAGTGTCCAAGCCTTATGCCATTCATAGATTAGCGGAGATTGATCAACCAGTTCTTATCCTTATTGGCGCATTGGATCACCCTTACAATAGAGAGATCGCAGAAATTCTGCACAAAGGAATCAGACATTCCACGAAAATAATAATGCCGGACTGCGGCCACCTGCCTTTTGTAGAAGAGCCTGAGAAGTTCTCTGCGCTGATTGCAGAATTTCTGCGGGATAATCATGATGCCTAA
- a CDS encoding MMPL family transporter → MSTFLYRLGKSAYAKPWAFIAVWIIVLGVVGTLIGVNGIQSSSEMKIEGTESQKVLDKLTKELPAAAGGQASIAFTVPDGERLDTPERTALLLKAINDVYNMEYVINPAELAAQAAAAADPSAAAGQAAADPSAAAGQAAADPSAAAGQAAADPSAAAGQAAADPSAAAGQAAAAQAAPFGPLIAQGAPVPGVMLSANGSIALFQFQFTVQQTSLPSEVPDNIIDAVTEVEQSGSGITAIPSDSLKSMPAIGSTEAIGVAVAAIVLFMTLGSVVAAGLPLLTALLGVGISVGGAFALGSLIQMNDITPVLAVMIGLAVGIDYSLFIVNRQRRLILDEKLSAAEAASRALGTAGSAVFFAGLTVIIALCGMLVIGIGFLSTMALVAAASVLINVLLALSLLPALLGLVGERIVTAKARTKHSTAAQKAQHSFSHRWANATVKYRWAIIVLVVLVLGTAAIPVTKMELGIPSGASANLDTPARQSYDVISKGFGEGFNGPLLLVAETKNPSEKISMPILGKLVQELQMHDNVTLVSPLGVSPTGDIAIISLIPKTGPTDTATRDLVQELRDPASSLTTRNNINLGVTGFTAINIDMSSKLSDAFPVYIGIIVILSLIILLLVFRSIIVPIKATVGFVLSIIATFGVTTAVYQWGWLHSLFGFDTGGPLLSFMPILVTGILYGLAMDYQVFLVSSMREAYVHGRHGKDSVIHGYDLASRVVLAAGVIMVSVFAGFIFAPDAMIKQIGFALAFGILIDAFIIRMTLVPAVMAVFGDKAWWLPKWLDRLLPNLDVEGDKLIAKLNAESGHKH, encoded by the coding sequence ATGTCTACCTTTCTATACCGCTTAGGAAAATCTGCTTATGCCAAGCCTTGGGCCTTCATTGCAGTCTGGATCATTGTACTCGGAGTTGTAGGCACCCTGATTGGAGTCAATGGCATTCAATCCAGCTCCGAGATGAAAATTGAAGGCACAGAGTCGCAAAAAGTGCTGGATAAGCTGACAAAAGAGCTGCCCGCTGCGGCCGGAGGCCAGGCTAGTATCGCCTTCACTGTACCGGATGGGGAGCGCCTTGATACGCCTGAGCGTACAGCGCTGCTGCTAAAGGCTATTAATGATGTATACAACATGGAATATGTCATTAACCCTGCCGAACTGGCAGCACAAGCAGCAGCCGCTGCCGATCCTTCTGCCGCCGCTGGCCAAGCTGCTGCCGATCCTTCCGCTGCCGCCGGTCAAGCCGCTGCTGATCCTTCCGCTGCCGCTGGTCAAGCTGCTGCCGATCCTTCCGCCGCTGCTGGCCAAGCCGCTGCCGATCCTTCCGCTGCCGCTGGTCAAGCCGCTGCTGCTCAGGCAGCACCGTTCGGTCCGCTGATTGCCCAAGGCGCTCCGGTTCCCGGCGTGATGCTGTCGGCTAACGGCAGCATTGCCCTGTTCCAGTTCCAGTTCACGGTTCAGCAGACATCTCTGCCATCGGAGGTGCCGGACAACATTATCGATGCCGTGACCGAAGTTGAACAGTCCGGCTCAGGCATTACCGCGATTCCAAGCGACTCGCTCAAAAGCATGCCGGCCATCGGCTCCACGGAAGCGATCGGCGTAGCCGTTGCTGCCATCGTATTGTTCATGACGCTGGGCTCAGTCGTTGCCGCCGGGCTGCCGCTGCTGACCGCACTTCTCGGTGTAGGCATTAGCGTCGGAGGTGCGTTTGCCCTCGGCAGCTTGATCCAGATGAACGATATTACACCAGTTCTTGCCGTGATGATTGGTCTCGCCGTGGGGATCGACTACTCGCTGTTCATTGTGAACCGCCAGCGCCGTCTGATCCTGGATGAGAAATTAAGCGCAGCCGAAGCAGCCAGCCGTGCACTGGGCACCGCAGGCAGCGCGGTATTCTTCGCCGGTCTGACCGTTATTATCGCCTTATGCGGTATGCTCGTTATCGGCATCGGCTTCTTGTCTACTATGGCCCTAGTTGCTGCGGCCAGCGTGCTGATCAATGTCCTGTTGGCCTTGTCCCTGCTGCCTGCGCTGCTCGGCCTGGTCGGTGAACGGATCGTAACCGCCAAAGCCCGGACCAAGCACAGCACCGCTGCCCAAAAAGCGCAGCACAGCTTCTCGCACCGCTGGGCAAATGCCACGGTGAAATACCGCTGGGCCATCATTGTGCTGGTGGTGCTGGTGCTTGGCACAGCCGCCATTCCAGTGACCAAGATGGAGCTGGGTATTCCATCCGGCGCCTCGGCGAACCTGGATACTCCGGCCCGTCAGAGCTATGATGTCATTTCCAAAGGGTTCGGCGAAGGCTTCAACGGCCCGCTGCTGCTGGTTGCTGAGACAAAGAATCCGTCTGAGAAGATCTCCATGCCGATCCTGGGCAAGCTGGTTCAGGAGCTGCAAATGCACGATAATGTGACCCTGGTCTCTCCGCTCGGTGTCAGTCCCACCGGCGATATCGCCATTATCAGCCTGATTCCGAAGACAGGGCCCACAGATACCGCAACCAGAGACCTGGTACAGGAGCTGCGTGATCCAGCGTCCAGCCTGACCACCCGCAACAATATTAATCTTGGCGTGACCGGCTTCACCGCCATCAATATTGATATGTCCTCGAAGCTGTCCGATGCCTTCCCTGTATACATCGGGATCATCGTGATCCTGTCGCTGATCATTCTGCTCTTGGTATTCCGGTCCATTATCGTACCTATCAAAGCAACCGTCGGCTTCGTGTTAAGTATTATTGCTACCTTCGGCGTAACCACCGCCGTCTATCAATGGGGCTGGCTGCATTCGCTGTTCGGCTTCGATACCGGCGGACCGCTGCTAAGCTTCATGCCGATCCTGGTCACCGGTATTCTGTACGGACTCGCCATGGATTATCAAGTCTTCCTGGTCAGCTCCATGCGTGAAGCTTATGTCCACGGCCGCCATGGCAAGGACAGTGTTATTCACGGCTATGATCTGGCCAGCCGGGTCGTACTGGCCGCAGGTGTGATCATGGTGTCCGTCTTCGCCGGCTTCATCTTCGCCCCTGATGCGATGATTAAGCAGATCGGCTTCGCCCTGGCCTTCGGCATCCTGATCGATGCCTTCATCATCCGGATGACGCTTGTTCCGGCCGTCATGGCCGTCTTCGGCGACAAAGCCTGGTGGCTGCCGAAATGGCTGGACCGCCTGCTGCCGAATCTCGATGTCGAAGGCGATAAGCTGATCGCCAAGCTGAATGCCGAGAGCGGACACAAGCACTAA
- a CDS encoding PhzF family phenazine biosynthesis protein, which produces MQNIKVYHYDAFSSIPNKGNPAGVVLDGEGLTEQQMQEITAKVGFNETAFPLKSNLADLRIRYFTPGHEINLCGHGTMALLYAMKTKGLLKDASELTIETKAGVLPIRFREEHGGFYMTMRQASPQFEAFKGSLEDLARSIGLEPGDIDQTLPTMYGSTGTWTLLVPITSLDAFTRMVPVNKRFPEVLKEMPRSSIHPFCLETNDPEAHMHARHFSSPFSGTIEDPVTGTASGVMGAYYSRYIGGQGPAPSFELLIEQGQEMGRDGRVRVSVSDNGNAIEVTGNAVYVGEFDVML; this is translated from the coding sequence ATGCAGAATATCAAAGTCTATCACTACGATGCGTTCAGCAGCATTCCAAACAAAGGGAACCCGGCAGGGGTTGTGCTGGACGGCGAGGGTCTGACGGAGCAGCAAATGCAGGAGATTACAGCGAAGGTGGGCTTCAATGAGACGGCGTTTCCGTTAAAATCTAACCTGGCGGATCTCAGAATCCGCTATTTTACGCCGGGGCATGAGATTAATCTCTGCGGCCACGGGACGATGGCGTTGTTGTATGCCATGAAGACGAAGGGGCTGCTTAAAGACGCCAGCGAGCTGACCATCGAGACCAAGGCAGGGGTCTTGCCCATCCGCTTCAGAGAAGAACACGGCGGATTTTATATGACGATGAGACAGGCCAGTCCGCAGTTTGAAGCTTTTAAAGGATCACTTGAGGACCTGGCCCGCTCGATCGGCCTTGAGCCCGGTGATATTGATCAGACCCTTCCAACCATGTACGGCAGCACTGGAACGTGGACCTTACTGGTCCCGATTACAAGCCTGGACGCCTTCACCCGGATGGTGCCGGTCAACAAGCGGTTCCCTGAGGTGCTGAAGGAGATGCCCCGCTCGTCCATTCACCCGTTCTGCCTGGAGACGAATGATCCTGAGGCGCATATGCATGCCCGCCATTTCTCCTCCCCCTTCTCAGGGACTATTGAGGACCCGGTTACAGGCACAGCCTCTGGGGTGATGGGGGCTTATTATTCCAGGTACATCGGCGGACAAGGACCAGCCCCCTCCTTCGAGCTGCTAATTGAGCAGGGCCAAGAGATGGGCAGGGACGGCAGAGTCAGAGTGTCCGTGTCGGACAACGGTAACGCTATAGAAGTGACTGGCAACGCAGTTTATGTGGGTGAATTTGATGTGATGCTGTGA
- the cls gene encoding cardiolipin synthase — protein MEFASLTTVITLINIILALGFLFIERREAGYTWAWLMVLFFIPILGFVLYIFFGRNLKKKNFYKLFIEEQEYVQAEADKQLAAFAEGADDRSQLLTNYAQLINMNIRSSHGLLSSDNEIVIYSDGHQKFAALFEDIRSARAEINIQYYIIQPDQLGTRLRDALVLKAREGVKVRLLYDEVGSKRISRHFFRELRAAGGEVEVFFPSLIKPLNFRINNRNHRKLCIIDGSIAYIGGFNVGDEYLGQDPKFGYWRDTHLRITGNAVSHIQGRFILDWHQAGKHERGDYGEFVFNMEQHTGTSPVQIITSGPNSSTEHLKNMYIKLILSAKESVYIQTPYFIPDTSFMDACKIALLSGVDLQIMIPNKPDHPFVYWATWAYAGDLLNYGAKILLYENGFLHAKTIVADGEVASVGTMNIDSRSFRLNFEVNAIVYDRAIAEQLQDIFLNDVRLCSELTVKRYAQRSLVIKLKEGISRLLSPIL, from the coding sequence ATGGAATTTGCAAGTCTAACCACAGTCATCACCCTCATTAACATCATTCTGGCACTGGGCTTTCTGTTCATTGAGCGGAGGGAGGCGGGATATACCTGGGCCTGGCTGATGGTATTGTTTTTCATCCCGATTCTGGGATTTGTCTTGTATATCTTCTTCGGACGCAATCTCAAAAAAAAGAATTTCTACAAGCTCTTCATCGAGGAGCAGGAATATGTCCAGGCCGAAGCCGACAAGCAGCTGGCAGCCTTCGCGGAAGGGGCGGATGACCGGTCACAGCTGCTGACGAACTATGCACAGCTCATCAACATGAATATCCGCTCGTCGCACGGCCTGTTATCCAGCGATAATGAGATTGTCATTTACAGTGACGGCCACCAGAAGTTCGCCGCGCTGTTCGAGGATATCCGCTCTGCCCGCGCAGAGATCAATATTCAGTATTACATCATCCAGCCGGACCAGCTCGGCACGAGGCTGAGGGATGCGCTGGTCCTGAAGGCGCGGGAAGGCGTGAAGGTGCGGCTGTTATATGATGAGGTCGGCTCGAAGCGGATTTCCCGGCATTTTTTCAGGGAATTGCGTGCAGCAGGGGGCGAGGTTGAAGTGTTCTTCCCGTCCCTGATCAAGCCGCTGAACTTCCGGATCAACAACCGGAATCACCGCAAGCTGTGTATTATTGACGGAAGCATCGCCTATATCGGCGGGTTCAATGTGGGGGATGAATATCTGGGGCAGGATCCGAAGTTCGGCTACTGGCGGGACACTCATCTCCGGATCACCGGAAATGCCGTCAGCCATATCCAGGGCAGATTCATCCTTGACTGGCATCAGGCCGGGAAGCATGAGCGCGGCGATTACGGGGAATTCGTCTTCAACATGGAGCAGCATACAGGGACAAGCCCGGTCCAGATCATTACGAGCGGCCCCAATTCGTCAACCGAGCATCTGAAGAACATGTATATTAAGCTGATTTTGTCAGCCAAGGAAAGTGTGTATATTCAGACCCCGTACTTCATACCGGACACCAGCTTCATGGATGCCTGCAAAATCGCCCTGCTCTCCGGAGTTGATCTGCAGATTATGATTCCCAACAAGCCTGACCATCCGTTCGTGTATTGGGCCACCTGGGCGTATGCCGGAGATCTGCTGAATTACGGGGCCAAAATCCTGCTCTACGAGAACGGCTTCCTGCACGCCAAAACGATTGTCGCAGACGGGGAGGTTGCCTCTGTCGGAACGATGAATATCGATTCGCGCAGCTTCCGGCTGAACTTCGAGGTCAATGCCATTGTGTATGACCGGGCGATTGCCGAACAGCTCCAGGATATTTTCCTGAATGATGTCAGACTGTGTTCTGAGCTGACCGTTAAACGTTATGCGCAGCGCTCGCTTGTGATCAAGCTGAAAGAGGGGATTTCCCGGCTGCTGTCGCCTATTCTGTAA
- a CDS encoding DUF1877 family protein, translated as MGMLGQYVMVDEYTLERMMEMDGAEMMDTLEKLIEGGSEYYDIDKLWEELHLALTGVSASEPIEGDPLSEAVVGVHVFEVEEEDGFFACTEQDELEDIIAAMQQVDFDQLKTDGVAEELRAALKGEFAGLLDFYGKALAGGKHVIFSVA; from the coding sequence ATGGGGATGCTGGGTCAATATGTCATGGTGGATGAGTATACGCTGGAACGGATGATGGAGATGGACGGGGCGGAGATGATGGATACGCTGGAGAAGCTGATTGAAGGCGGGAGTGAATATTACGATATCGACAAGCTGTGGGAGGAACTGCATCTCGCGCTAACCGGAGTCTCGGCCAGTGAACCTATCGAAGGCGATCCGTTAAGTGAAGCTGTTGTCGGGGTCCATGTGTTTGAGGTGGAAGAGGAGGACGGGTTCTTCGCGTGCACCGAGCAGGATGAATTGGAGGACATTATTGCGGCGATGCAGCAGGTGGACTTCGATCAATTGAAGACGGATGGTGTAGCGGAGGAGCTGAGGGCAGCTTTGAAGGGTGAATTTGCAGGCCTGCTGGACTTCTACGGGAAGGCGCTGGCGGGCGGGAAGCACGTGATTTTCAGTGTGGCTTGA